A region from the Altererythrobacter sp. H2 genome encodes:
- a CDS encoding glycoside hydrolase family 15 protein — MPASPVPASASSEQPTLQLWPIGNCQVSGLIDELAGLVWGCIPRVDGDPVFCSLLNGENRAEGVWRFELVGQVSTTQHYVRNTPILVTRLEAEDGSAVEITDFCPRFERSGRMYRPVAFVRVVRPVAGTPRMTITLRPRHDYGANAAQTTNGTNHIRYLVGDQAMRLSTDAPVGYVLEGRAYRVESDQHFFLGPDEAFSGNVRAELREMEDLTRKYWQLWVRGLATPLEWQDEVIRCAITLKLCQHEETGAIVAALTTSIPEAPGSQRNWDYRYCWIRDSYYTVQALNRLGALDVLEKYLAYLRNIVDNANGGDIQPLYSVMGEGELDEDFAPDLAGYRGMGPVRVGNAAYLQVQYDCYGQIVLPTVQGFFDRRLLRMADEHDFESLEQVGEMAWAKHDQPDAGLWEFRTRQEVHTYSAVMSWAACDRLANAAQRMGRPDRATFWAERADAIRAKIEAEAWVDHPDGGHYGASFESDYLDASLLQMVELRYLAPDDPRFVSTFAAVEKALRRGEHMLRYAQEDDFGAPETAFNICTFWLIDALARSERVDEARELFETMLGHTTRSGLLSEDMDFETGELWGNFPQTYSLVGVINCAGLLSKSWNTIR; from the coding sequence ATGCCCGCTTCCCCCGTACCGGCTTCAGCATCGTCCGAGCAGCCCACCCTCCAGCTCTGGCCGATCGGCAATTGCCAGGTGTCCGGCCTGATCGACGAGTTGGCGGGGCTGGTGTGGGGCTGCATCCCGCGGGTCGATGGCGATCCGGTGTTCTGTTCGCTGCTGAATGGCGAGAACCGGGCAGAGGGCGTCTGGCGGTTCGAGCTGGTCGGCCAGGTTTCAACCACCCAACACTATGTCCGCAACACCCCGATCCTGGTCACCCGGCTGGAGGCGGAGGATGGGAGCGCGGTCGAGATCACCGACTTCTGCCCCCGGTTCGAACGTTCGGGCCGGATGTACCGGCCAGTGGCCTTCGTCCGCGTGGTGCGCCCGGTGGCCGGTACACCCCGGATGACCATCACGCTCAGGCCCAGGCACGATTACGGGGCGAATGCGGCACAGACCACCAATGGCACCAATCACATCCGCTATCTGGTGGGCGATCAGGCCATGCGCCTGTCGACCGACGCGCCGGTCGGCTACGTTCTGGAAGGCCGTGCCTACCGGGTGGAAAGCGACCAGCACTTCTTCCTGGGCCCGGACGAGGCGTTCAGCGGGAACGTCCGTGCCGAGCTGCGCGAGATGGAGGACCTGACCCGCAAGTACTGGCAGCTCTGGGTGCGCGGCCTCGCCACTCCGCTTGAATGGCAGGACGAGGTGATCCGCTGCGCCATTACCCTCAAGCTGTGCCAGCACGAGGAAACAGGGGCGATCGTGGCCGCATTGACCACCTCGATTCCCGAAGCACCTGGCAGCCAGCGCAATTGGGATTACCGGTACTGCTGGATCCGCGATTCCTATTACACCGTGCAGGCCCTCAACCGGCTTGGCGCGCTGGACGTGCTCGAGAAGTATCTGGCTTACCTCCGTAACATTGTCGACAACGCCAACGGGGGAGACATCCAGCCCCTCTATTCCGTGATGGGCGAAGGCGAACTGGATGAAGACTTTGCCCCCGATCTGGCAGGCTATCGCGGGATGGGCCCGGTCCGGGTGGGCAACGCGGCATACCTGCAGGTGCAATATGATTGCTACGGCCAGATCGTGCTGCCCACGGTACAGGGCTTCTTCGACCGGCGCCTGCTCCGCATGGCGGACGAACACGACTTTGAAAGTCTGGAACAAGTCGGCGAGATGGCCTGGGCAAAGCACGACCAGCCCGACGCCGGACTGTGGGAATTCCGCACCCGTCAGGAAGTCCATACCTACTCTGCCGTGATGAGTTGGGCGGCCTGCGACCGGCTGGCCAACGCGGCGCAGCGGATGGGCCGGCCAGACCGCGCCACATTCTGGGCCGAGCGGGCAGACGCCATTCGGGCAAAGATCGAGGCCGAAGCCTGGGTCGATCACCCAGATGGCGGGCATTACGGGGCCAGCTTCGAAAGTGATTACCTGGATGCCAGCCTGCTGCAGATGGTCGAGCTGCGCTATCTTGCACCGGACGATCCCCGGTTTGTTTCCACCTTTGCGGCGGTCGAGAAGGCCCTGCGCCGGGGCGAACACATGCTGCGATACGCGCAGGAGGATGACTTCGGCGCACCCGAAACCGCCTTCAACATCTGCACGTTCTGGCTGATCGATGCGCTGGCACGGAGCGAGCGCGTCGATGAAGCGCGCGAACTGTTCGAAACCATGCTTGGCCATACCACCCGTTCCGGCCTGCTGTCCGAAGACATGGACTTCGAAACCGGCGAGCTGTGGGGAAACTTCCCCCAGACCTATTCGTTGGTTGGCGTGATCAACTGCGCCGGGCTGTTGTCAAAAAGCTGGAATACAATTCGATGA